In a single window of the Raphanus sativus cultivar WK10039 chromosome 9, ASM80110v3, whole genome shotgun sequence genome:
- the LOC108828439 gene encoding cullin-4: protein MSLPNKRSTTRPSSAAAASTDDSSPPMKKSKNGLHAPPSDKVPSSFPMEEEEDPAPSSATANLSRKKATLPQPTKKLVIKLNKAKPTLPTNFEDTTWENLQSAIRAIFLKKPFSFSLERLYQAVDDLCLHKLEGKLYERMQKECEDHISAALHSLVGQDTHLSVFLSLVEKCWQDFCDQMLMIRSIALTLDRKYVILNPNVRSLWEMGLQLFRKHLSLSPDVEQRTVTALLRMIENERLAEAVNRTLLSHLLKMFTALGIYTESFEKPFLECTSEFYAAEGMKYMQQYDVPEYLKHVEGRLHEENEKCILYIDASTRKPLISTVEKQLLERHTLAILDKGFTPLMDGRRTEDLQRMYTLFSRVTALESMRQALSSYTRKTGQKIVMDEEKDKDMVQSLLDFKASLDIVWEDSFCKNESFGNTIKDSFEHLINLRQNRPAELIAKFLDEKLRAGNKGTSEEELESTLEKVLVLFRFIQGKDVFEAFYKKDLAKRLLLGKSASIDAEKSMISKLKTECGSQFTNKLEGMFKDIELSKEINESFKQSSQARTKLPSGIEMSVHVLTTGYWPTYPPMDVKLPHELNVYQDIFKEFYLSKYSGRRLMWQNSLGHCVLKADFSKGKKELAVSLFQAVVLMLFNDAMKLSFEDIKDSTGIEDKELRRTLQSLACGKVRVLQKYPKGRDVQDGDEFDFNDTFTAPLYRIKVNAIQMKETVEENTSTTERVFQDRQYQIDAAIVRIMKTRKVLSHTLLITELFQQLKFPIKPADLKKRIESLIDREYLERDKTNPQIYNYLA from the exons ATGTCTCTTCCAAACAAACGCTCTACTACTCGCCCCTCCTCCGCAGCAGCTGCCTCCACCGACGACTCTTCCCCACCCatgaaaaaatccaaaaacGGACTCCACGCTCCTCCTTCCGATAAGGTCCCCTCCTCCTTCCCcatggaggaggaagaagatccAGCTCCCTCCTCCGCCACCGCTAATCTCTCTCGGAAGAAGGCTACACTCCCCCAGCCCACTAAGAAGCTCGTCATCAAGCTCAATAAAG CCAAACCAACACTACCAACAAACTTTGAAGATACTACCTGGGAGAATCTGCAGTCAGCCATCAGAGCTATTTTCCTCAAAAAGCCCTTTTCTTTCAGCCTCGAGAGGCTTTACCAG gCTGTTGATGACCTTTGCCTGCATAAGCTGGAAGGGAAGCTTTACGAACGGATGCAGAAGGAGTGTGAAGACCACATCTCTGCCGCTTTGCACTCTTTGGTTGGCCAAGACAcccatctctctgttttcttgTCCCTCGTCGAGAAATGCTGGCAAGATTTCTGTGACCAGATGCTCATGATCCGTAGTATCGCCTTGACTCTCGATAGGAAGTATGTTATACTGAACCCCAACGTGCGTTCCTTGTGGGAGATGGGCCTCCAGCTTTTTCGCAAGCATCTTTCTCTCTCCCCTGATGTTGAGCAGAGGACTGTTACTGCTCTTTTAAGAATGATTGAAAACGAAAG GTTGGCCGAAGCTGTTAATAGGACACTACTAAGCCATCTCTTAAAGATGTTTACTGCACTGGGAATATATACAGAAAGCTTTGAGAAACCTTTCCTTGAATGCACTTCTGAGTTTTATGCTGCGGAAGGAATGAAATACATGCAGCAGTATGACGTTCCCGAGTACCTCAAGCATGTCGAG GGAAGGTTGCATGAAGAGAATGAAAAATGCATACTGTACATAGATGCATCAACCAGGAAACCATTGATATCAACTGTTGAAAAGCAACTTCTCGAGCGTCACACACTTGCTATCCTTGATAAG GGTTTCACACCATTAATGGATGGACGTCGTACTGAGGACCTCCAGAGGATGTACACCCTGTTTTCTAGAGTCACTGCACTTGAATCTATGAGGCAGGCGTTAAGTTCCTACACTCGGAAAACTGGGCAGAAGATCGTTATGGATGAAGAGAAAGATAAGGATATGGTACAATCACTATTGGACTTCAAGGCTTCTCTTGACATAGTATGGGAAGATAGCTTTTGCAAGAATGAATCATTTGGCAACACCATTAAAGATTCATTTGAGCATTTGATAAATCTTCGCCAG AATCGTCCAGCTGAACTTATTGCCAAATTTTTGGACGAGAAGCTCCGTGCTGGGAACAAGGGTACTTCTGAAGAAGAATTGGAGAGTACCCTTGAGAAAGTCTTGGTTTTGTTCAGATTTATCCAG GGTAAGGATGTGTTCGAAGCATTCTATAAAAAGGATCTTGCAAAGAGACTCCTGTTGGGAAAAAGCGCTTCCATTGATGCTGAGAAATCAATGATCTCTAAG CTCAAGACTGAGTGTGGTAGCCAGTTTACAAACAAGCTTGAAGGGATGTTCAAG GATATTGAATTGTCAAAGGAAATCAACGAGTCATTCAAACAGTCGTCCCAGGCCAGAACAAAATTGCCATCAGGAATTGAGATGAGTGTCCACGTTTTAACAACAGG GTACTGGCCAACATATCCACCTATGGATGTTAAACTTCCTCATGAATTAAATGTCTACCAG GATATCTTCAAAGAGTTTTATTTGAGCAAGTACAGTGGGAGGAGGTTAATGTGGCAAAACTCATTAGGTCACTGTGTTTTGAAGGCTGATTTCTCCAAAGGTAAAAAGGAGCTTGCAGTTTCCCTGTTTCAG GCTGTTGTGTTGATGTTATTTAACGATGCAATGAAACTTAGCTTTGAGGACATTAAAGATTCCACTGGCATAGAGGACAAGGAACTGAGAAGGACTCTTCAGTCGCTTGCTTGTGGGAAAGTTCGTGTCCTGCAGAAG TATCCTAAAGGCAGAGATGTTCAAGACGGGGATGAATTTGATTTTAATGACACCTTTACAGCTCCCCTGTACCGCATTAAG GTGAATGCAATCCAGATGAAAGAGACAGTAGAAGAGAACACGAGTACAACCGAGAGAGTATTCCAGGACCGACAATACCAG ATTGATGCAGCCATTGTTCGAATCATGAAGACTAGAAAAGTATTGAGCCATACTCTTCTAATCACTGAGCTCTTCCAACAG ctgaagtTCCCAATAAAACCGGCTGATCTGAAGAAGAGGATCGAGAGCCTGATCGATCGAGAATACTTGGAGAGGGACAAGACCAACCCTCAGATATATAATTATCTTGCTTAG
- the LOC108824145 gene encoding 50S ribosomal protein HLP, mitochondrial isoform X2, with protein MAAALASRLSRGRSLLGGLKNDFSGSMITSTGMMNESILSQQQRRTFIQMGTVLKVVDNSGAKKVMCIQALKGKKGARLGDTIVASVKEAMPNGKVKKGAVVYGVVVRAAMQRGRVDGSEVRFDDNAVVLVDNKDKKTKTDRQPIGTRVFGPVPHELRKKKHLKILALAQHIA; from the exons ATGGCTGCAGCTTTGGCTTCCAGATTATCTCGTG GACGCTCATTGCTTGGAGGTCTTAAAAATGATTTCTCCGGTTCAATGATTACTTCCACTGGAATGATGAATGAGAGTATCCTCTCTCAG CAACAGCGAAGGACATTCATTCAAATGGGAACGGTTCTGAAAGTGGTGGACAACTCAGGAGCCAAGAAAGTGATGTGTATCCAAGCGCTAAAGGGTAAAAAGGGAGCTAGGCTTGGGGACACGATAGTTGCTTCGGTGAAAGAAGCGATGCCAAACGGTAAAGTGAAGAAAGGAGCGGTTGTGTATGGTGTGGTTGTGCGAGCTGCGATGCAGAGAGGTCGTGTTGATGGGAGCGAAGTTAGGTTCGATGATAACGCGGTTGTTCTCGTTGATAATAAAGACAAGAAGACTAAAACCGATCGCCAGCCGATTGGTACTCGAGTGTTTGGTCCTGTTCCTCATGAGCTTCGTAAGAAGAAGCATCTCAAGATTCTTGCTTTGGCTCAACACATTGCTTGA
- the LOC108824145 gene encoding 50S ribosomal protein HLP, mitochondrial isoform X1: MAAALASRLSRGRSLLGGLKNDFSGSMITSTGMMNESILSQQQQRRTFIQMGTVLKVVDNSGAKKVMCIQALKGKKGARLGDTIVASVKEAMPNGKVKKGAVVYGVVVRAAMQRGRVDGSEVRFDDNAVVLVDNKDKKTKTDRQPIGTRVFGPVPHELRKKKHLKILALAQHIA, translated from the exons ATGGCTGCAGCTTTGGCTTCCAGATTATCTCGTG GACGCTCATTGCTTGGAGGTCTTAAAAATGATTTCTCCGGTTCAATGATTACTTCCACTGGAATGATGAATGAGAGTATCCTCTCTCAG CAGCAACAGCGAAGGACATTCATTCAAATGGGAACGGTTCTGAAAGTGGTGGACAACTCAGGAGCCAAGAAAGTGATGTGTATCCAAGCGCTAAAGGGTAAAAAGGGAGCTAGGCTTGGGGACACGATAGTTGCTTCGGTGAAAGAAGCGATGCCAAACGGTAAAGTGAAGAAAGGAGCGGTTGTGTATGGTGTGGTTGTGCGAGCTGCGATGCAGAGAGGTCGTGTTGATGGGAGCGAAGTTAGGTTCGATGATAACGCGGTTGTTCTCGTTGATAATAAAGACAAGAAGACTAAAACCGATCGCCAGCCGATTGGTACTCGAGTGTTTGGTCCTGTTCCTCATGAGCTTCGTAAGAAGAAGCATCTCAAGATTCTTGCTTTGGCTCAACACATTGCTTGA